TCTGAGGAGGTCATGACGACGAATCCATTAGATGTGGCTTCAGATAAGCAGTAGGAGCTTGGGAGGTACATGTGAGTCAGAGTGAAATCTTAGAAATTGTTTCCATTGTTGAAGATTTAAGTCCAATGACTTTCATTTGGGAGACAGATCCAGCTAAGTGATCTTTTTCCTGACATTTTTGAATTTTCTATATGTTAACTAGCAAACAACATACAAAACTAGGTGAAAGATtaagaaataatataattttaccaGGTTTGAAGAAAAGACGATTCTCAATGGGAAAGAAAACTTTTagggaaggatttttaaaaagttaacaggtagcatttcttttccaggatTTCAAACACTTAGAAAAGCCTAGGTTAAAATTCCTGCTCTTCCTATTTATGGGGTGTGATTtggataaaacttttaaaagtacttttagCATATTTTTACAATAAGTAAAatggagattttaaaagaaatattctatGGAAAACACACAGTGGCATATAGTAAGAAATTCTTCTAAAGAGCATTCTCTGTTTGTATTGTTTGAAAGATCTCCCAAGTTAAATCAGTATGGCATAACACATTCAGAAATAAATTCCAGTGTAGTCCATGaataattctcttttctttaagtTCTTCggtttctgttttctcttgaAAGTtactcagaagaagaagaaaatgagaaactacACGAAAATAACAGATTTCATCCTCCTGGGATTGTCAGATGACCCACAACTTCAGGTCGTGATCTTTGTCTTTCTACTCATCACCTACATGCTCAGCATCACTGGGAACTTGACCATTATCACCCTAACCCTGCTGGATGCCCACCTCCAGACccccatgtatttcttcctcaGAAGTTTCTCCATATTAGAAGTATCATTCACAACTGTCACTATACCCAGGTTTCTGGCCACCATTATTTCAGGAGATAAAACTATTTCTTATAATGACTGTATGgctcagttattttttttcattctcttgggAGTCACTGAGTTTTATCTTCTGGCTGCCATGTCCTATGACCGCTACATTGCTATCTGCAAACCGCTGCATTACATGACCATCATGAATCATAGAGTGTGCACACTGCTTGTCTTGGCTTCTTGGCTGGCTTCATTCTTAATCACATTTCCATTACTCATGTTCTCCCTACAGCTTGATTATTGCAAGTCCAATGCTATCGACCATTATACCTgtgatttttccccccttttacaACTTTCTTGTTCAGACACCAAATTCCTAGAGATAATGGTATTTTCTTGTGCTGTGTTTACTCTGATGTTTACTTTAGCGTTAATAATTCTGTCCTACACATATATCATCAGAACAATTCTGAGGATCCCTTCAACCACTCAGAGGACAAAGGCCTTTTCCACGTGTTCTTCTCACATGATTGTCATCTCCATCTCTTATGGCAGCTGCATTTTCATGTACATGAATCCATCAGCAAAGGACAGGGTCTCTTTGAGTAAGGGAGTAGCTGTGCTAAATACCTCAGTTGCCCCCATGCTAAACCCATTTATCTATACCTTAAGGAATCAGCAAGTCAAGCGAGCCTTCATGGACATGGCAAGGAAGAATGTACTtttctcaagaaaatgaaaaaatagaagtcCTATTTCATAAATTGAAGGCATAATGAAATGCAATTAAATAAAACTCAgaacttttcaaaatatattaattttcataTTGTCTCCATAGAGCTATTTTTTCATTACTCATACTTTCATTGAAAACAATGTCACAAGCATATTGTATAcatctttttttctattcaaatTCCCATCCTTCTCTCATGCACTTCCCTTCCTTTGGGCTCAGCTTTTCATTCTGTGCTTTCCAGTTGGCACCaggggtaaaagaatccacctgctaatgcaggagacacaagagacacaggttcaatccctgggtgcaTAAGATCCTCTGTAGTAGggaatggcagcacactccagtattcttgccaggaaaagtcTATGAACggaggatcctgatgggctatggtccatgctGGCACAAAAATCTGGCATGATTGTGCACCTGCATGCATGTGTTCCACTCTGTAACTAGgaaactgccatttccttctttgaaacttttaaaaaattccatatcTTCTACAATATTTCTTGGGAAATTAAATTCAGACAGAAAGAGGCAGAACAAGAATATTCAAGAGAGACATTtttcatgatttcattctttctagaaaTTCAGGAAATAATAAATCATGTTAAACACTATTTTAAATTTACTATACAAGACCATGAGCATAAACTGACCATCTTATTAgagttttacatatattattctcTCCATACTAAGGCTTACTCAGTAATTACATGAAAAACagcacaagtaaataaataatggaattatagtttcttgagaaataaaaaacttttctcGTTAAGCAAGTTAAAATCTCTCTGCCATATAATTTATCAATTTGAGAACAATTATGAATATATACTTTCAAGAAAACTGTGAAATTGTTCCTCTTTGGGGGAACTGTTTAATTAACACATATAACAATGATTTGTAATAAAAGCCTGAAGAATTAAATATTATTGGAAACCATATGTGACTGCATTTGTTATAGTCAGTTTTATATTTAATGCTTGATGTCAAGCTGTTTTTGGTAAATAATAAATAGCTGACAGTTTTTACAACTTTCTCATATTAGTGgttattttgagttaatattgTACACATATAATGCATCCAATTACCTAATTAAATGACAATTAATAGGGATAAAAATGCTAAATGACAAAATTTTACTGTGTAGGAATTTGAGAATTTCTTTtgctaaaaatttatattttcactcTGTTTTAAGCATTATAATGTAGCAgtgtatttaaaaatgtattgattaGAATTTAGAAAATGATTATGCAAGATCTTACAACTCTGGTActaaagtttgttttgttttgttttgtttttacttttccatgaagtcaaaatttcaaataatattgaatattatGCAAACTCatcttctaatttctttttctttttttcttgtgtgtgtgtgtgtttgcctgcACTCCTGCAACAAACATCTGCGAATACTTGACAAAACATTTAGGAACAAGTGAGCTGccataactcttttttttttaagtttatttttatttatttattattattttttactttacaatattgtattggttttgccacacatcaacatgaatctgccacagatgtacacgtgttcccatccagaacccccctcctacctccccgccccccacaccaTCCCCATCTTGCATTTTTTTAATCGTTTTTCTGGAAAGACTGTAATTGTAATTCATTGAGCTAAATTCTTCTTGATATCCATATGTTATACTCAGTTGAGAGACTTAGATCCATACTatgctgaaaaacaaagaaaacaactttaaaaaatactggagttttccAGTTTGGAGGGAGTCATGAAGTTACTATTTCCTACCTTTTCATTGAAACAATAATTTCTACAGTTAActggaaatatttgaaaatactgaGGTTTAGGGTTGATTGATGATGTGGGTTTTGATACCTgagtgaacttctagatgttcaagctggtattagaaaaggcagaggaaccagagatcaaattgtcaacttcagctggatcattgaaaaagcagcagagttccataaaaacatctacttctgctttattgactatgccaaagcttttgactgcgtggatcacaataaactgtggaaaattctgaaagagatgggaataccagaccacctgacctgcctcttgagaaacctatatgcaggtcaggaaccaacagttagaactggacgtagaacaacagactggctctaaataggaaaaggagtacgtcaaggttgtatattgtcaccctgcttatttaacttatatgtagagtacatcatgagaaacgctgggctggaagaagcacaagctggaatcaagattgcggggagaaatatcaataacttcagctatgcagatgacaccagctttatgacagaaagtgaagaggaactaaaaaagccactttgatgaaagtgaaagtggagagtgaaaaagttggcttaaagctcaacattcagaaaatgaagatcatggcatctggtcccatcacttcatgggaaatagatggggaaacagtggaaacagtgtcagactttattttggggagctcaaaGATCActacatatggtgactgcagccatgaaattaaaaaacgcttactccttggaagaaaagttatgaccaaccttgatagcatattgaaaagcagagacatgactttgccaatagaggtccatctagtcaaggcatggtttttccagtggtcatgtatggatgtgagagttggactgtgaagaaagctgagtaccgaagaagtgatgcttttgaactgtggtgttggagatgactcttgagagtctcttggactgcacagagttccaaccagtccactgtaaaggagatcagccctgagtgttcttggaaggaatgatgctaaagctgaaactcagtactttggccacctcctgcgaagagatgactgattggaaaagactctcacgctgggagggattgagggtaggaggagaaggggagacagaggatgagatggcatcactgactcgatggacgtgagtttgagtgaactccgggagatggtgatggacagagaggtctggcgtgctgccattcatgggatcacagagtcggacatgactgagcaactgaactgaattcaataaACTAGCTAGTTATATTTCCAGGAATCAAAAGAACTGTAAAATTATTACAAAAGATAAGAGAGAGTTTATGCTGATATTAGATAGTGTGACTCTCTATATAACTCTACACAAATTCTTTAGTGGTTATTATAAAGGTTTAAATCAGTATAAGCATTTTAATTATCTGTTTCAGTAGTCAACACAATGTGTATCTAAAGAGCATTATTTTAATAACTTAGAATTTGCAGACATTAGTGTTCATGATGAAATTAATCAACTCTACCCCTCTGTAATATAAATGCAGCTATAAACAATGTGTGAATGAAAGGGCTCAGGTGTGTTCAATTAAACTTTTAACCCAAAGAGGAGGTGGGCCAACTGTGGTCTACTTTTCCAAACATTGGCTAGTATACTATTCTTATTTGATATAAGATAATTTGACTAAAAAAAAGAtgtaaggttttaaaatttaatagcaacatttatttatttatttattgttaaaaaGGTGAATGAGCAaagtcttataaaatattttcagaggaaAAGATTAGGCAAATATCTCTAACTCATTTTTGGACATTTATATTGTTCTTGATATTAAAAGATTAAGTGAGAAATAAAGTCACCAGCCATTTGATTCATAAATAAGGAGATAATGTGCTAAAAGAAATGATCAAAACTAGTATTTCATGTTACATCTGGTCTTATCCCAAAGTTAATTTATCTTTAGAAAATTTGTTTGTGGAATTTGCCTCATTAAAggactaaaaatgaaaaacaaaggttgaaaaataaaatcacatatcctttgataaaattcagtgaccattcattattttttaaagtttttagtaaaataaaacagaacattaTTTCAGTAGCATAAGTAACCTCACTAGATCATCACAACTGGATATGCTACatgctccttcagttcagttcagttcagtcgctcagtcgtgtccgactctttgcgaccccatgaatagcagcacatcgggcctccctgtccatcaccaaatcctggagttcactcaaacttacacccatcgagtcagtgatgccatccagccatctcatcctctgtcttccccttctcctcctgcccccaattcctcccagcatcagagtcttttcaaatgggtcaactcttggcatgaagtggccaaagtactggagtttcagctttagtatcattccttccaaagaaatcccaaggctgatctccttcagaatggactagttggatctccttgcagtccaagggactctcaagagtcttctccaacaccacagttcaaaagcatcacttcttcagtgctcagccttcttcacagtctaactctcacattcttGTTTGGCTCCAATTTGAACAAGTCAACAAAAAATGATGTTTTGAGAGAATTGGGTACCTAGCAGTATgttcccaatggctcagtggtaaagaatcctcctaccaatgcagaaaACTCAGAaggtatgggttcagtccctgggtcaggaagattccctggaggaggaggaaatatcaagctactccagtgttcttgcctaggaaatcccatgagcagaggagcctgggctacagtccatggggtcacagagtcagacacagctgagtgactgaacatgaaCATGCACAAGT
This region of Ovis canadensis isolate MfBH-ARS-UI-01 breed Bighorn chromosome 3, ARS-UI_OviCan_v2, whole genome shotgun sequence genomic DNA includes:
- the LOC138438272 gene encoding olfactory receptor 6C1-like, producing the protein MRNYTKITDFILLGLSDDPQLQVVIFVFLLITYMLSITGNLTIITLTLLDAHLQTPMYFFLRSFSILEVSFTTVTIPRFLATIISGDKTISYNDCMAQLFFFILLGVTEFYLLAAMSYDRYIAICKPLHYMTIMNHRVCTLLVLASWLASFLITFPLLMFSLQLDYCKSNAIDHYTCDFSPLLQLSCSDTKFLEIMVFSCAVFTLMFTLALIILSYTYIIRTILRIPSTTQRTKAFSTCSSHMIVISISYGSCIFMYMNPSAKDRVSLSKGVAVLNTSVAPMLNPFIYTLRNQQVKRAFMDMARKNVLFSRK